A stretch of DNA from Streptococcus sp. NPS 308:
CAAGACTCTTGGACGCTTCCAATTGACTGACATCCCAGCTGCACCTCGTGGTATTCCACAAATCGAAGTAACATTTGACATCGACAAGAACGGTATCGTATCTGTTAAGGCTAAAGATCTTGGAACTCAAAAAGAACAAACAATTGTCATCCAATCTAACTCAGGTTTGACAGACGAAGAAATCGACCGCATGATGAAAGATGCAGAAGCAAACGCTGAAGCAGATAAGAAACGTAAGGAAGAAGTTGACCTTCGTAACGAAGTAGACCAAGCTATCTTTGCGACTGAAAAGACAATCAAGGAAACTGAAGGCAAAGGCTTCGACGCAGAACGTGATGCTGCCCAAGCTGCCCTTGATGACCTTAAAAAAGCTCAAGAAGACAACAACTTGGACGAAATGAAAGCAAAACTCGAAGCTTTGAACGAAAAAGCTCAAGGCCTTGCTGTTAAACTCTACGAACAAGCCGCAGCAGCCCAACAAGCTCAAGCAGGAGCAGAAGGCGCACAAGCAACAGGAAACGCAGGCGATGACGTCGTAGATGGAGAGTTTACTGAAAAGTAAGATGCAAAGCCCGTTAAAACCTCACAGTGAAAATAGGAAATCTGACGCAGAAACTTTAGTTTCTAGGAAGATTTGTCTTTTTCACCAAGAGGTTAGGGAGTGCTCGATTTAGCATTACTAGTTTGATTTTTAAAACTCGAACGTCGTAATGATAGGAAGAAATCCAGAGGTTGCAACCCAGCCTCTGTTTTTCGGTAAAAAGAAACTGAACCTGATTTGTTGGGGTTTTGTCTCATCAATATAAAAGAAAGGAATTGAACCCGACCTAAATCGAGGTTTGATTCACAATATCAATAGAAAGGAACAAAGGTGTTCGCAACTGAACACGGGCTACGGACTGTGCCAAAAAGATAGTTTTTTCTAGGACGCACGCGTCCGTCGTTAAAACTCCTATTTTGGCTGTGTCCGTTTGACGCCCTTTGTATCTTGAATTATGAACAATACTGAATTTTATGATCGCCTGGGGGTGTCAAAAAACGCTTCGGCAGACGAGATCAAAAAAGCTTATCGTAAGCTTTCCAAAAAATACCACCCAGATATCAACAAGGAGCCTGGTGCTGAGGAAAAGTACAAGGAAGTTCAAGAAGCCTATGAGACTTTGAGTGACGACCAAAAACGGGCAGCCTACGACCAATATGGTGCTGCAGGTGCCAACGGTGGCTTTGGTGGTGCTGGCGGTTTCGGTGGCTTTGACGGAGCAGGTGGCTTCGGTGGTTTTGAAGATATCTTCTCAAGTTTTTTCGGGGGAGGCGGAGCTTCGCGCAATCCAAACGCTCCTCGTCAAGGGGATGACCTCCAATACCGTGTGAATTTGACTTTTGAAGAAGCCATCTTCGGAACGGAAAAAGAAGTGAAATACAACCGTGAAGCAAGCTGTCGTACCTGTAACGGATCTGGAGCTAAGCCAGGAACAAGTCCAGTCACCTGTGGACGCTGTCATGGTGCTGGTGTTATTAACGTCGATACGCAGACTCCTCTTGGTATGATGCGTCGCCAAGTAACCTGTGATGTCTGTCATGGTCGCGGAAAAGAAATCAAGGATCCATGTACAACTTGTCATGGAACAGGTCATGAAAAACAAGCTCATAGCGTACATGTGAAAATTCCTGCTGGTGTAGAAACTGGCCAACAAATCCGCCTAGCTGGTCAAGGTGAAGCAGGCTTTAACGGTGGACCTTACGGGGACTTGTACGTGGTGGTTTCAGTTGAAGCTAGTGATAAATTTGAACGTGAAGGAACAACCATTTTCTACAAGTTAAATCTCAATATTGTCCAAGCAACTCTAGGAGATACTGTGGAAATTCCAACTGTGCATGGCGCTGTCGAATTGGTTATCCCAGAGGGAACTCAGACTGGCAAGAAATTCCGTCTACGTGGCAAGGGAGCACCGAGCCTTCGTGGTGGTGCTGTTGGTGACCAATACGTTACTGTCAATGTCGTGACTCCGACAGGTCTGAACGACCGCCAAAAAGCAGCGCTTAAAGAATTCGCAGCTGCAGGTGACTTGAAAGTCAATCCAAAGAAAAAAGGCTTCTTTGACCATATTAAAGATGCCTTTGAAGGAGAATAAAGTAAAAAGAGCCAATTGGCTCTTTTTACTTATCCTCAAGCTCCTGTGTTTCTTTTATCACAGCTAGTCTAGTCTGGAAATCTTTTTCCAAGACTTTAAATTTATAGGTTAAATCTTTTTGGTATTCCTTGATAAGGGCTTTTTGTTGGTCGATGATTTGTAGGCTGTTTTGGATGATATCTAAATCATCTTTGATAGCTTGGACGCGGTCAGTTGTATCTAGCACTTCATCCTGAATGGCTTGGCGATTTTTCACGACAAAATAACTTCCAGCTGCAGCTCCTGCGAATAGCAGTAGATTTGATAGTTTCATGGCATCTCCTTAAGCGTTTCTAATGGTTTCAGCGACTTGGGCAAGCTTGTCAAAGTCAGGTTCATGAGTAATAAAGTCAATCTTGAGGTCATCTTCTGCATCGTAGCGAGGAACGAGGTGAACGTGGGTATGAAAGACTGTTTGACCAGCAACTTCCTCACAGTTGGCGATGATGTTCATTCCGGCGGCCTTGGTAGCCTTCATGACTTTTTGAGCCACTGTTGGCACTTGGGCAAAGAGTTGGCTGGCACTTGCGGCGTCCATCTCCAAAAGATTGCGATAGTGTTCTTTTGGTACGACTAAGGTGTGTCCAGGCGTTACTTGAGAGATATCAAGAAAGGCAAGAACCTGCTCATCTTCGTATACTTTTGAAGCAGGAATCTCCCCTGCGATAATCTTACAAAAAATGCAATCTGACATAAAATCCACCTCTACTGTATTGAATTTTGATATAATATAGCTACATTATACCAGATTCGGAGAAAATATGTTAGAAATTAAAAACCTGACAGGTGGCTATGTTCACGTCCCTGTCTTGAAAGATGTGTCCTTTACAGTTGAAAGTGGGCAGTTGGTTGGTTTGATTGGTCTTAACGGTGCTGGAAAATCAACGACTATCAATGAAATTATCGGTCTTTTGACACCTTACAGTGGGGAAATCAAGATTAATGGTCTAACCCTGCGAGAAGATGCGACTAGCTACCGCAAGCAGATTGGCTACATCCCAGAGACGCCTAGCTTGTATGAAGAACTGACCCTCAGGGAGCATATCGAGACGGTTGCCATGGCTTATGGTATTGAGCAAAATATAGCTTTTGAGCGAGTAGAACCTTTGTTAAAGATGTTTCGTTTGGATCAAAAATTAGATTGGTTTCCTGTGCATTTCTCCAAAGGGATGAAGCAGAAGGTCATGATTATCTGTGCTTTTGTGGTGGATCCGAGTCTCTTTATCGTGGATGAGCCTTTTCTTGGTCTGGATCCGCTAGCTATTGCAGACTTGATTCAGCTTTTGGAAGTAGAAAAGCAAAAAGGCAAGTCCATCCTCATGAGTACCCACGTGCTGGACTCGGCGGAGAAGATGTGTGACGCCTTTGTTATTCTCCACAAGGGAGAGGTGCGGGCTCAGGGGAACCTCCAGCAACTCCGCGAGGCTTTTGATATGCCCGAGGCTAGCTTGAATGATATTTACTTGGCTCTGACCAAAGAGGGGGACCTATGAAAGACTTGTTTTTAAGGAGAAAGCAGGCTTTTCGTAAGGAGTGTGTCGGTTATCTGCGTTATGTTCTCAATGACCACTTTGTCTTATTCCTGCTGGTTCTCATCGGTTTTTTAGCCTACCAGTACAGTCAACTCCTGCAACATTTTCCTGAAAATCATTGGCCCATCCTCTTGTTTTTGGGAATTGTATCTGCCTTGCTTTTGGCTTGGGGAGGAATCGCGACCTACATAGAAGTACCTGACAAGCTCTTTCTCTTAGTAGCTGAAGAGGAGGTCAAGTCATACCTCAAAGGGCAGACGGTGCGTTCATTGGTTTTCTGGACAATTGTGCAAACCCTCTTTTTACTCTTGTTTGCGCCATTGTTTTTAGCCATGGGCTATGGCTTGCCAGTCTTTCTCGTCTATGTGCTTTTTTTAGGAGTTGGGAAATACCTAGTCTTTCGCCACAAAGCAAGCAAATTTTTCACTGAAACTGGACTGAACTGGGACTATGTCATTG
This window harbors:
- a CDS encoding ABC transporter ATP-binding protein translates to MLEIKNLTGGYVHVPVLKDVSFTVESGQLVGLIGLNGAGKSTTINEIIGLLTPYSGEIKINGLTLREDATSYRKQIGYIPETPSLYEELTLREHIETVAMAYGIEQNIAFERVEPLLKMFRLDQKLDWFPVHFSKGMKQKVMIICAFVVDPSLFIVDEPFLGLDPLAIADLIQLLEVEKQKGKSILMSTHVLDSAEKMCDAFVILHKGEVRAQGNLQQLREAFDMPEASLNDIYLALTKEGDL
- a CDS encoding HIT family protein; amino-acid sequence: MSDCIFCKIIAGEIPASKVYEDEQVLAFLDISQVTPGHTLVVPKEHYRNLLEMDAASASQLFAQVPTVAQKVMKATKAAGMNIIANCEEVAGQTVFHTHVHLVPRYDAEDDLKIDFITHEPDFDKLAQVAETIRNA
- the dnaJ gene encoding molecular chaperone DnaJ; the encoded protein is MNNTEFYDRLGVSKNASADEIKKAYRKLSKKYHPDINKEPGAEEKYKEVQEAYETLSDDQKRAAYDQYGAAGANGGFGGAGGFGGFDGAGGFGGFEDIFSSFFGGGGASRNPNAPRQGDDLQYRVNLTFEEAIFGTEKEVKYNREASCRTCNGSGAKPGTSPVTCGRCHGAGVINVDTQTPLGMMRRQVTCDVCHGRGKEIKDPCTTCHGTGHEKQAHSVHVKIPAGVETGQQIRLAGQGEAGFNGGPYGDLYVVVSVEASDKFEREGTTIFYKLNLNIVQATLGDTVEIPTVHGAVELVIPEGTQTGKKFRLRGKGAPSLRGGAVGDQYVTVNVVTPTGLNDRQKAALKEFAAAGDLKVNPKKKGFFDHIKDAFEGE